One segment of Lytechinus variegatus isolate NC3 chromosome 13, Lvar_3.0, whole genome shotgun sequence DNA contains the following:
- the LOC121426638 gene encoding BTB/POZ domain-containing protein KCTD6-like, translated as MDQDYFVGLNVGGKIYQTYSATLTKYPESFLARLLDSPMPFAESDGNFLIDQDGEVFRHVLNFLRYGKLMLPDDFKDFDLLKCQADFFGLESLKSSIVRPVPVVAAVGLRFDDGKVFHTTRETLLKVTCVAEELVLYRNAKWRNYSRKRF; from the coding sequence ATGGATCAGGATTACTTTGTTGGTTTGAACGTTGGAGGAAAGATCTACCAGACATATTCCGCAACTCTCACAAAGTATCCTGAAAGTTTCTTGGCTCGTTTACTAGACAGCCCCATGCCATTTGCTGAAAGTGATGGAAATTTCCTCATCGACCAAGACGGTGAGGTATTCCGTCACGTTCTCAATTTCCTGAGGTATGGAAAACTTATGCTACCAGATGATTTCAAAGATTTTGATCTGCTGAAATGCCAAGCAGATTTCTTCGGGCTTGAATCACTGAAGTCGTCTATTGTTAGACCAGTTCCAGTCGTTGCAGCAGTGGGACTGAGGTTTGATGATGGAAAGGTGTTCCACACGACAAGAGAAACCCTGCTGAAAGTCACATGTGTGGCTGAAGAGCTCGTTCTTTACCGAAATGCTAAATGGAGAAATTACAGTCGCAAGAGATTTTGA